The following proteins come from a genomic window of Synergistaceae bacterium:
- a CDS encoding patatin — MNKHFKFMIFVFLCAKLLVSSAFAEVTFAERQILNGAKINSILSFQSPERSPSSPKDLESTPSRVSSQSKLLSSHNRRWGFQHKDGIVLVLSGGGTKGLAHIGVFEELEKADIPIAAIVGTSMGGIMGGLYASGYNAAELKEHLNQVNIMEIISDRSISGAEDIGYNSAPTSKTNLVLIQKDDRRSRGFMGKQGLLQAKNLYTYLSEMTARVSVADFDDLPIPFAAIATNLQNGDTVVLREGNLASALRATMSIPGIFEPWEIDETLLVDGGLKANLPVLIAKEMFPDHPVVAVNLSPEDISRERGSIRSVLDVAAQSLEILMVEQIRRNVAAADLVISPKVSDFGVLDSGGYDKIIERGVEATKPQIEAIKRLLSECEDTDSCIPHLDQEPGRNLKVSALRFEGVPKNIANALYAKYGSWVGEKLDMKKLAEAIKELSRREDFSLVEARTKRVSRSDVEIVIFIERPAKYEVGINGYVGNISRDGWFSIETQIRDILMDGDVGSLEYRLGNRWGLLGRYFTPPTFQDTQFGLVLSAREEGFETRDLGTHEFERYSARLAWYKNFGRRNRFGIGYAVSRISQGDTFSGPYLSLNINTLDDPVLPTKGWSLTSDVWAPFNEVAMTHSLFQYHLPTFQEWKMVFQGGLKTGNADNIAYAAILGNREELYSLSKHPLVGDQAYWLHIGASRNMMRSWWGGVNVELFGRYGQVLKEWKNHDSWWETGIALTMPTNNFAGRVIVVYDQDGEFTFGYSFGIPRWWSGPIP, encoded by the coding sequence ATGAACAAGCATTTTAAATTTATGATATTTGTTTTTCTCTGTGCGAAGCTATTAGTTTCTTCGGCTTTTGCAGAAGTAACTTTTGCAGAGAGACAGATATTGAATGGTGCTAAAATAAACTCTATTCTCTCTTTTCAATCTCCTGAAAGATCCCCATCTTCTCCAAAAGACTTAGAGTCAACCCCTTCAAGAGTTTCCAGTCAGAGTAAATTGCTCTCTTCTCACAATAGAAGATGGGGCTTTCAACATAAAGACGGAATAGTCTTAGTTCTCTCCGGTGGTGGAACCAAGGGCCTCGCCCACATAGGAGTTTTTGAGGAATTGGAAAAAGCCGATATTCCCATTGCCGCCATTGTTGGTACAAGTATGGGGGGAATAATGGGAGGACTTTACGCTTCCGGATATAATGCGGCAGAGTTAAAAGAGCATTTAAATCAAGTCAACATAATGGAAATTATTTCAGACAGAAGCATTTCAGGAGCTGAAGACATTGGATACAACTCTGCTCCCACAAGTAAAACCAACTTAGTATTAATTCAGAAAGATGACAGGAGAAGTCGGGGCTTCATGGGAAAGCAAGGGCTTCTTCAGGCAAAAAATCTTTACACTTATCTCAGTGAAATGACGGCAAGAGTTTCTGTTGCTGATTTTGACGACCTTCCTATCCCATTCGCTGCCATCGCAACCAACCTTCAAAATGGAGATACAGTTGTGTTGCGCGAGGGAAACCTGGCTTCTGCACTACGAGCGACAATGTCTATTCCGGGTATTTTTGAACCCTGGGAGATAGATGAGACCTTGCTTGTAGACGGAGGGTTAAAGGCCAACCTTCCTGTTCTAATCGCAAAAGAAATGTTCCCTGACCACCCCGTGGTTGCTGTGAATCTCTCCCCGGAAGACATAAGCAGAGAGCGTGGGAGCATAAGGTCGGTGCTTGATGTTGCGGCTCAGTCTCTTGAAATTCTTATGGTTGAACAGATAAGGCGTAATGTTGCTGCAGCAGATCTTGTTATCTCTCCCAAAGTGAGTGACTTTGGAGTGCTTGATTCGGGAGGTTACGACAAAATAATAGAACGGGGAGTCGAGGCGACAAAGCCGCAAATAGAAGCAATTAAAAGACTTTTAAGCGAATGTGAAGATACCGATTCCTGCATCCCACATTTGGATCAAGAGCCTGGAAGAAATCTAAAGGTCTCTGCTCTGAGATTCGAAGGAGTTCCCAAAAACATCGCGAACGCACTCTATGCAAAATATGGCTCTTGGGTCGGAGAAAAACTCGACATGAAAAAATTGGCAGAAGCCATAAAGGAGCTTTCGAGAAGAGAAGACTTCTCTCTAGTTGAAGCTCGAACCAAACGAGTCAGCAGATCTGACGTGGAAATCGTAATATTTATAGAACGCCCGGCAAAATATGAAGTTGGTATAAATGGGTACGTTGGAAACATAAGCCGCGATGGTTGGTTCTCAATTGAAACTCAGATACGGGATATCCTAATGGATGGAGACGTAGGTTCTTTAGAATATAGATTAGGGAACAGATGGGGACTTCTTGGCCGTTATTTTACTCCTCCCACTTTTCAAGATACTCAGTTTGGGCTCGTTCTTTCGGCAAGAGAAGAGGGCTTTGAGACGAGAGATTTGGGTACACATGAATTTGAAAGATATTCTGCACGGCTCGCATGGTATAAAAACTTCGGTAGAAGAAATCGGTTCGGCATTGGATATGCAGTCTCCAGGATAAGTCAGGGAGATACTTTCTCCGGTCCATACCTATCGCTTAATATAAACACATTGGACGATCCGGTGCTGCCAACAAAAGGATGGTCTCTAACCTCTGACGTTTGGGCTCCTTTCAATGAAGTGGCAATGACACACAGCCTTTTCCAATATCATTTGCCCACATTCCAAGAGTGGAAGATGGTATTCCAGGGAGGATTAAAGACCGGCAATGCGGACAACATTGCCTATGCAGCCATTTTGGGTAATAGAGAGGAGCTATATAGTTTATCCAAACATCCCCTCGTAGGAGATCAGGCCTACTGGCTCCACATTGGTGCATCCAGAAACATGATGAGGTCATGGTGGGGTGGAGTAAATGTTGAACTTTTTGGCCGATATGGGCAAGTTCTGAAAGAGTGGAAAAACCATGATAGTTGGTGGGAAACCGGAATTGCACTTACTATGCCGACAAATAATTTCGCAGGGAGAGTTATAGTGGTTTATGACCAAGATGGAGAATTTACCTTTGGCTATTCATTTGGAATTCCACGCTGGTGGAGCGGTCCTATACCGTAG
- the cls gene encoding cardiolipin synthase: MWKKTKLIIILLFAAFFIGFLPTIIKFLNETVIYSAGKGLSFHTHISAIIKSFTYFLRHYAWHIMFIYALIVAFMIFMEGQNPDRTILWMLVLVFIPVFGLIIYFMMGPDPESYKRKKAFRPTPPSIDQTPFTSDKRYAIGRLLHSCSGADLLRYNKVEILIDGEETFSSIKKSLRKAKSFINMEYFIIKDDELGIEIRDILLDAAKRGVRVKVLYDAIGSWSLTKQYVDTLINAGIECHSFTPVSFARFRRKMNFRNHRKIIIIDNEVAYTGGLNIGDEYLGKGPLGHWRDTHVKLEGEAVDELQKIFLHDWCFRTEEDSQKMYEEFLRIVGIIEPKRDYSHLPALPLQVVASGASDAWHTISQGYFAMITKAENRIWITSPYLVPSSSLMTAMANAALSGVDVRIIVPNKRDHFLVFWGSRNNFAPLLRAGVRIYLYEKGFMHAKTLLMDDSLCSVGTCNMDVRSLEINFEAQLFIHDSKLAEEFELQFERDFSDSKELDLNEWEKRPLWQKIIESFGKLYSAQI, translated from the coding sequence ATGTGGAAGAAAACGAAGTTAATTATTATTTTACTCTTTGCCGCGTTTTTTATAGGTTTTTTGCCTACGATTATTAAGTTTTTAAATGAGACTGTAATCTATTCTGCCGGGAAGGGACTCTCTTTTCACACTCATATATCAGCTATTATTAAATCTTTCACATATTTTTTGAGGCACTATGCTTGGCACATAATGTTTATATATGCTCTTATCGTCGCATTTATGATCTTTATGGAAGGACAAAACCCCGACAGAACAATACTTTGGATGCTTGTCCTAGTATTCATACCAGTTTTTGGGCTAATCATCTACTTTATGATGGGGCCTGATCCGGAGAGCTATAAGAGAAAAAAAGCCTTTCGCCCAACTCCTCCCTCTATAGATCAGACACCCTTTACCTCGGATAAGCGTTATGCCATAGGAAGACTTCTTCACTCGTGTAGCGGAGCTGATCTTTTGCGTTATAACAAAGTTGAAATTCTTATAGATGGAGAGGAAACCTTTAGTTCCATAAAAAAATCCCTTCGCAAGGCAAAATCCTTTATAAATATGGAATATTTCATTATCAAGGATGATGAGCTTGGAATTGAGATTAGGGACATATTATTGGATGCCGCAAAACGTGGCGTAAGAGTGAAAGTTTTGTATGATGCCATAGGCAGTTGGAGTCTCACAAAACAGTATGTCGATACACTCATAAATGCTGGAATAGAGTGCCACTCCTTTACCCCTGTTTCCTTTGCACGTTTTCGTAGAAAAATGAACTTCCGAAATCATAGGAAAATTATAATAATTGACAATGAGGTGGCTTACACAGGCGGCCTGAATATAGGCGATGAGTATCTGGGGAAAGGCCCTCTTGGACATTGGAGAGACACTCATGTGAAACTGGAGGGCGAAGCCGTAGATGAACTTCAAAAAATCTTCCTGCATGATTGGTGCTTTAGAACAGAAGAAGATTCTCAAAAGATGTATGAAGAATTTTTACGTATTGTGGGTATTATTGAACCTAAAAGAGATTATTCACACTTGCCGGCCCTGCCCCTTCAGGTTGTAGCCAGCGGAGCGAGTGATGCGTGGCACACGATTTCACAAGGATATTTCGCTATGATTACAAAAGCAGAAAATCGAATTTGGATCACCTCTCCCTATCTGGTGCCCAGCTCTAGCCTTATGACCGCAATGGCAAATGCTGCTCTGTCAGGAGTTGACGTGCGCATTATTGTCCCCAATAAGAGAGACCATTTTCTTGTCTTTTGGGGAAGCAGAAACAATTTTGCTCCTCTCCTTCGTGCTGGAGTAAGAATATATTTGTACGAAAAGGGTTTTATGCATGCAAAAACTCTGCTTATGGACGACAGCCTTTGTTCGGTCGGTACTTGCAACATGGACGTTCGTAGCCTTGAAATAAATTTCGAAGCTCAACTTTTTATTCATGACAGTAAACTGGCAGAAGAATTTGAATTACAGTTTGAAAGAGACTTTAGTGATTCCAAGGAGCTTGATTTAAACGAGTGGGAGAAACGCCCTCTTTGGCAAAAAATAATCGAATCCTTCGGAAAACTTTATTCGGCACAAATATAA
- a CDS encoding metallophosphoesterase codes for MTNDTYKKKFLFQNIFGIIDIVLKFGLHIFLYCKIKSAFPNPLIAKIWIVWGFFFLLIALITKRNFGEKFEKLLCCFDRIAGLYILYLFILFLTFLLLDALCSFINVKFLPIEIFISALVLALIILVFGIIQANMIQTVYLKIYSEKLSPEVPPLRIVQITDLHLGFWSGESFLKKIVTKINQLNADMVVVTGDLLDGVSREQNVDLSLFCELKTTFGIYAVTGNHEHYRDSDSAIALMESVGITVLKSESIEVGGIIIVGVNDTDHTVKANWGLSRSETLVLSLEHKQKDKFLLLLRHKPIIESGTEGHFDLQLSGHTHGGQFFPSPFSRHIISGINKGFKKFKKGELLYVSNGVGHIGPPFRFFAPPEIVVIDLRTREDEARI; via the coding sequence ATGACAAACGATACCTATAAGAAAAAGTTTTTATTTCAAAATATATTTGGGATTATAGACATTGTTTTAAAATTTGGTCTACATATTTTCCTTTACTGTAAAATAAAATCCGCTTTCCCCAACCCTCTTATAGCTAAGATTTGGATTGTTTGGGGATTTTTTTTCTTATTAATTGCCCTTATTACAAAGAGAAATTTTGGAGAAAAATTTGAAAAGCTGCTTTGTTGTTTTGACAGAATTGCGGGGCTCTATATTCTCTATTTATTTATTTTATTCTTAACTTTCTTGCTGCTTGATGCTCTGTGTTCTTTTATAAATGTAAAGTTTTTGCCTATTGAGATTTTTATTTCAGCTTTAGTTTTAGCTTTAATCATTTTGGTATTTGGAATTATACAGGCCAATATGATTCAAACAGTCTATTTAAAAATTTATAGTGAAAAACTTTCACCGGAAGTACCACCCTTAAGAATTGTTCAAATCACAGATTTACATTTAGGGTTTTGGTCAGGAGAGTCTTTCCTTAAAAAAATTGTAACCAAAATAAATCAATTAAATGCTGACATGGTCGTAGTTACAGGAGATCTGCTGGATGGAGTTAGCAGAGAGCAAAACGTTGATTTAAGTTTATTTTGTGAATTAAAAACAACTTTTGGCATATATGCCGTCACTGGCAATCATGAACACTATAGGGATAGTGACAGTGCTATTGCACTTATGGAATCTGTTGGGATAACTGTTTTGAAAAGCGAATCGATTGAAGTCGGCGGAATAATAATCGTTGGAGTCAATGATACAGACCACACGGTTAAAGCTAATTGGGGATTAAGCCGCTCTGAAACATTAGTCTTATCTCTTGAACATAAACAAAAAGATAAATTTCTGCTGCTGTTGCGGCATAAACCTATTATAGAATCCGGCACAGAAGGGCATTTTGATCTCCAACTATCGGGACATACGCATGGCGGACAGTTTTTCCCCTCTCCCTTTTCACGACATATAATATCGGGGATAAACAAAGGTTTCAAAAAATTTAAAAAGGGAGAACTCCTTTATGTAAGTAATGGAGTCGGGCATATAGGGCCTCCTTTTCGTTTTTTTGCACCTCCTGAAATAGTGGTTATCGATTTGCGTACAAGGGAAGATGAAGCGAGGATTTAA
- the argH gene encoding argininosuccinate lyase, protein MWKGRFAQDTNESVVNFTQSLNLDWRMALADIRGSIAHVRMLEHQNLLTAEESKIIEENLLEIAEEIKEGVFIPKISLEDVHMNIESRLIEKCGAVGAKLHMGRSRNDQVNTTVRLYLRKELVSIWDGLYKLINVLFEKAEEHVDIVVPGYTHLQQAQPISMGHFWMAHAQAFLRDAKRLLDAYENVDESPLGCGALAGSTLPINREFTCDDLGFSKMTANSMDTVAHRDHFMDVLYFAATFGSHVSRMAEDLIIYFTTEFGWIKLPDAFCTGSSIMPQKKNPDVLEILRGKSGQLYGALFEILTMLKGTPLTYNRDLQDDKRALFSTLDCLNDIFSVLPNLIKEVEVDEKAANRGFEDGLILATDVAEYLVLQGVPFRNAHEKVGHIVRYCIEMKKPLTSLSIQEWQTKIPEVKEDLLPLLTPRKSMERRNTVGGTAPQQVKNQIEDARAKLALYEREAKEIKERLPKGY, encoded by the coding sequence ATGTGGAAAGGCCGTTTTGCACAGGATACAAACGAGTCAGTTGTCAACTTCACTCAGTCATTGAATTTAGACTGGAGGATGGCTCTGGCTGATATAAGAGGCAGTATTGCTCATGTCCGTATGTTGGAACATCAGAACTTGCTTACAGCTGAAGAGAGCAAAATTATAGAAGAGAATCTTCTTGAAATTGCTGAAGAGATTAAAGAGGGGGTTTTCATTCCCAAAATTTCCCTCGAAGACGTACATATGAACATAGAATCCCGCCTTATTGAAAAGTGCGGTGCAGTTGGAGCAAAACTTCATATGGGACGCAGCAGAAACGATCAGGTAAATACGACTGTTCGCCTATACCTTCGCAAAGAGCTTGTCTCAATCTGGGACGGTCTTTATAAACTTATAAATGTCCTTTTTGAAAAAGCCGAAGAACATGTCGATATTGTCGTGCCGGGTTATACTCATTTACAGCAGGCACAGCCTATTTCAATGGGACATTTTTGGATGGCACATGCACAAGCTTTTTTACGCGATGCGAAGCGCCTTTTGGATGCTTATGAAAATGTAGATGAGTCGCCTTTGGGATGTGGTGCACTGGCAGGAAGCACTCTACCTATTAACAGAGAATTTACCTGCGATGATCTTGGCTTTTCTAAAATGACGGCAAATAGCATGGACACAGTAGCTCACCGCGATCATTTTATGGATGTTCTTTATTTTGCAGCGACTTTCGGAAGCCATGTAAGCAGAATGGCAGAGGATTTAATTATTTATTTTACTACCGAATTTGGTTGGATAAAGCTCCCCGATGCATTCTGTACTGGATCAAGCATAATGCCCCAAAAGAAGAATCCTGATGTCTTGGAGATTCTTCGAGGTAAATCGGGACAGCTTTACGGAGCACTTTTTGAAATACTTACCATGCTAAAAGGAACTCCCCTCACATACAATAGAGATTTACAAGATGACAAGAGAGCCCTTTTTAGTACTCTGGACTGTCTAAATGATATTTTCTCTGTATTGCCTAATCTGATAAAAGAAGTAGAAGTAGATGAAAAAGCAGCCAATAGAGGCTTTGAAGATGGATTAATCCTTGCGACTGATGTCGCGGAGTACCTTGTACTACAGGGAGTTCCATTTAGAAATGCACATGAGAAAGTAGGGCATATTGTACGTTACTGCATTGAAATGAAAAAACCTCTCACTTCCCTAAGCATACAGGAGTGGCAAACGAAAATACCTGAAGTGAAAGAAGATTTGCTGCCCTTGCTAACACCGAGAAAATCAATGGAACGCCGCAACACTGTTGGTGGCACCGCACCTCAGCAGGTAAAAAATCAGATTGAAGATGCCAGGGCTAAACTGGCTCTTTACGAGAGAGAGGCAAAAGAAATTAAGGAGAGACTGCCGAAAGGATATTAA
- a CDS encoding branched-chain amino acid aminotransferase has product MEKIKLMLNENPKPKVDEKELGFGKVFTDNMFVMNYDVKKGWHDPRIIPFGPFEISPASIVLHYAPEIFEGMKAYRTEEGNVQLFRPIENIKRMNISAERMCLPKIDEDFFLKALKTLIEIEQDWVPSAPYTSLYIRPFMFANDAMLGVHTPHECVFAIILSPVGSYFKEGINPVKMMIEKDDVRASKGGTGFAKCGGNYAASLRAGERAASKGYAQVLWLDAEERKYIEEGGGMNVMFKIAGTVVTPELNGSILPGITRKSILEILKSWNYPLEERKISVDEVREAAQNGTLEECWCCGTAAVVSPIGELTFGEENFVINDNKTGELTMKIYNALTDIQWGKAPDTFGWIETLK; this is encoded by the coding sequence ATGGAAAAAATCAAGCTTATGTTGAATGAAAATCCAAAACCAAAGGTTGACGAAAAAGAGCTCGGTTTTGGTAAGGTCTTTACAGACAATATGTTTGTAATGAATTACGACGTAAAAAAAGGTTGGCATGATCCTCGAATTATCCCATTCGGCCCATTCGAAATATCACCGGCTTCAATAGTTCTTCACTATGCCCCTGAAATTTTTGAGGGAATGAAAGCTTATCGCACAGAAGAGGGCAATGTACAGCTATTTCGTCCAATAGAAAACATTAAAAGAATGAATATTTCTGCAGAACGTATGTGTCTTCCTAAAATAGACGAAGATTTCTTTCTAAAGGCTCTTAAAACTCTTATCGAGATTGAACAGGACTGGGTCCCAAGCGCTCCCTATACATCTCTTTATATACGCCCATTTATGTTTGCAAATGATGCAATGCTTGGTGTACATACACCTCATGAATGTGTTTTTGCAATTATCCTTTCACCTGTGGGATCCTACTTTAAAGAGGGAATAAACCCTGTAAAAATGATGATAGAAAAAGACGACGTCAGGGCGTCAAAGGGTGGCACCGGATTTGCAAAATGTGGCGGAAATTATGCTGCTTCATTGCGTGCCGGGGAAAGGGCTGCATCAAAAGGATATGCACAGGTGCTTTGGCTTGACGCAGAAGAGAGAAAATATATTGAAGAGGGTGGCGGAATGAACGTAATGTTCAAAATAGCCGGCACCGTAGTGACCCCTGAACTTAATGGTTCAATCTTGCCGGGAATCACTAGAAAATCAATCTTAGAAATATTGAAATCATGGAACTATCCCTTGGAAGAGCGCAAGATTAGTGTAGATGAAGTGAGAGAAGCAGCCCAAAACGGGACCTTGGAAGAATGTTGGTGTTGTGGCACAGCTGCAGTAGTCTCTCCTATAGGCGAGCTTACCTTTGGCGAAGAGAACTTCGTTATTAATGATAATAAGACAGGCGAACTTACAATGAAGATATATAATGCTCTAACAGATATTCAGTGGGGTAAAGCTCCTGATACGTTTGGCTGGATAGAAACTCTAAAATAA
- a CDS encoding phosphomannomutase/phosphoglucomutase: MQNVPKHIFREYDIRGLAQSELSDENVTQIGQAYGTWLLSRGIDKATIGMDIRLSSPRIKTAAANGMRRAGVSVIDIGVCSSPTFYWSLYHFEVDGGIMVTGSHNPKEFNGLKIAFEKGTLWGDDIQEIHRIINDDKIVAAKVPGTVTDIPINEEYIDMLVSKITLGERKPKVVCDSANGTGGLYAPEFLRRIGCNVVELYSEPDENFPNHHPDPTKRENLVDLINCVIKEKADFGVGFDGDSDRIGVVDDKGEIIWGDRLMALFWKEILPKKPGCIGICEVKSSMALPETIKKLGGKPIWWAAGHSLIKAKMRDEKALFSGEVSGHMFFADEYFGFDDAFYAAGRLCRMISNSDKKLSEIMIDIPIYPSTVETRYDCPDEIKFDVVERVKDAALKEGLDAITVDGIRINYDLGWGLVRVSNTQPVLVARCEGRTKEALDEICRDIKERLIKAGSPNFKWEY; the protein is encoded by the coding sequence ATGCAAAATGTGCCGAAACACATATTTAGAGAGTACGATATCCGAGGACTTGCACAGAGTGAATTGTCTGATGAGAACGTAACTCAGATAGGACAAGCATACGGAACTTGGCTGCTCTCCCGTGGCATTGATAAAGCAACGATAGGAATGGACATTCGCCTCTCCTCGCCTCGAATAAAAACAGCAGCTGCAAATGGCATGAGACGTGCGGGAGTTTCGGTTATCGATATAGGAGTATGTTCTTCTCCTACTTTTTACTGGAGTCTTTATCATTTTGAAGTTGACGGCGGCATAATGGTTACAGGAAGCCATAATCCCAAAGAATTTAATGGTCTTAAAATTGCCTTTGAAAAAGGAACTCTTTGGGGAGATGACATTCAGGAAATACACAGGATAATAAACGACGACAAAATTGTTGCCGCAAAAGTTCCAGGAACTGTAACAGATATCCCGATTAATGAAGAGTATATAGATATGCTCGTATCTAAGATAACTTTGGGAGAGAGAAAACCTAAAGTCGTATGCGATTCTGCCAATGGCACTGGTGGGCTTTACGCTCCAGAATTCTTGCGACGCATCGGATGTAACGTGGTTGAACTTTATAGCGAACCTGATGAAAATTTTCCCAATCATCATCCCGACCCAACAAAGCGTGAAAATCTCGTTGACTTAATTAATTGTGTTATAAAAGAAAAAGCGGACTTTGGTGTTGGATTTGACGGAGATTCAGACCGAATCGGGGTTGTTGATGATAAAGGGGAGATTATCTGGGGAGATAGACTTATGGCACTTTTTTGGAAGGAAATTCTACCCAAAAAACCAGGTTGTATTGGAATTTGTGAAGTCAAAAGCTCCATGGCTCTACCGGAGACTATAAAAAAATTAGGCGGTAAACCTATTTGGTGGGCGGCCGGACACTCTTTGATAAAAGCAAAGATGAGAGATGAAAAGGCACTATTTTCAGGCGAAGTATCGGGACACATGTTCTTTGCAGACGAATATTTTGGCTTTGACGATGCTTTCTATGCTGCAGGGCGCTTATGTAGAATGATTTCTAACAGCGATAAAAAACTTTCGGAAATCATGATTGACATCCCTATATACCCATCCACCGTTGAAACCCGTTATGACTGTCCCGATGAAATAAAATTTGACGTGGTGGAGCGAGTAAAAGATGCGGCATTAAAAGAAGGCTTGGATGCCATTACCGTAGACGGAATTAGAATTAATTATGATTTAGGCTGGGGGCTTGTCAGAGTTTCAAACACACAGCCAGTTTTAGTCGCAAGATGCGAGGGTCGGACGAAAGAAGCTCTCGACGAAATATGCCGGGATATAAAGGAAAGACTTATTAAAGCGGGCAGTCCAAATTTTAAGTGGGAATACTAA